A genomic window from Thiomonas arsenitoxydans includes:
- a CDS encoding carboxymuconolactone decarboxylase family protein has protein sequence MNDSVHNGMDVSMRDFKMGMGMMNREAASTMKAFGAFMGEALGDGVLDAKTKELIALGMAITARCVYCIGIHVEKSLRAGVSHAEIVEVCKVAIVMGGGPAMTYIAEVKKALDLFEQVHA, from the coding sequence ATGAACGATTCAGTGCACAACGGCATGGACGTGTCCATGCGCGATTTCAAAATGGGCATGGGCATGATGAACCGCGAGGCCGCCAGCACGATGAAGGCGTTTGGTGCCTTCATGGGCGAGGCCCTGGGCGATGGCGTGCTCGACGCCAAGACCAAGGAACTCATCGCCCTGGGCATGGCGATTACCGCGCGCTGCGTCTATTGCATCGGCATCCATGTCGAGAAGTCGTTGCGTGCGGGCGTGAGCCACGCCGAAATCGTCGAGGTCTGCAAGGTGGCCATCGTCATGGGCGGCGGCCCGGCGATGACCTATATCGCCGAAGTCAAGAAGGCGCTCGATCTGTTCGAGCAGGTTCACGCTTGA